A section of the Burkholderia mallei ATCC 23344 genome encodes:
- a CDS encoding amino acid ABC transporter ATP-binding protein has protein sequence MISIKNVSKWYGQFQVLTDCTTEVKKGEVVVVCGPSGSGKSTLIKTVNGLEPFQQGEILVNGQSVGDKKTNLSKLRSKVGMVFQHFELFPHLSITENLTLAQIKVLGRGKDEATEKGMKLLDRVGLKAHAHKYPGQLSGGQQQRVAIARALSMDPIAMLFDEPTSALDPEMINEVLDVMVELAQEGMTMMVVTHEMGFAKKVAHRVIFMDKGLIVEDDRKEEFFANPKSDRAKDFLAKILH, from the coding sequence ATGATTTCCATTAAGAACGTGTCGAAGTGGTACGGCCAGTTTCAGGTGCTGACGGACTGCACGACGGAAGTGAAGAAGGGCGAGGTGGTGGTCGTGTGTGGGCCGTCGGGCTCGGGCAAGTCGACGCTCATCAAGACCGTGAACGGCCTCGAGCCGTTCCAGCAGGGCGAGATCCTCGTGAACGGGCAATCGGTCGGCGACAAGAAGACGAACCTGTCGAAGCTGCGCTCGAAGGTCGGGATGGTGTTTCAGCACTTCGAACTGTTTCCGCATCTGTCGATCACGGAGAACTTGACGCTCGCGCAGATCAAGGTGCTCGGCCGCGGCAAGGACGAGGCCACCGAAAAGGGGATGAAGCTGCTCGATCGCGTGGGCCTGAAGGCGCATGCGCACAAGTATCCGGGGCAATTGTCGGGCGGCCAGCAACAGCGCGTGGCGATCGCGCGCGCGCTGTCGATGGACCCGATCGCGATGCTGTTCGACGAGCCGACCTCCGCGCTCGATCCCGAGATGATCAACGAGGTGCTCGACGTGATGGTCGAGCTCGCGCAGGAAGGGATGACGATGATGGTCGTCACGCACGAGATGGGCTTCGCGAAGAAGGTTGCCCATCGCGTGATCTTCATGGACAAGGGCTTGATCGTCGAGGACGACCGCAAGGAGGAGTTCTTCGCGAATCCGAAGTCGGATCGCGCGAAGGATTTTCTCGCG
- the gltK gene encoding glutamate/aspartate ABC transporter permease GltK, which produces MHQFDWSSIPGALPTLWTGAVVTFKITLLAIVIGIVWGTLLALMRLSGVKPLAWFAQGYVTVFRSIPLVMVLLWFFLIVPQLLQGVLGLSPTIDIRLASAMVAFSLFEAAYYSEIIRAGIQAVPRGQVNAAFALGMNYAQAMRLVILPQAFRAMVPLLLTQAIVLFQDTSLVYVISLADFFRTAANIGDRDGTSVEMILFAGACYFVVCSVASALVKGLQKKVTR; this is translated from the coding sequence ATGCATCAGTTCGACTGGAGTAGTATCCCCGGCGCGCTGCCGACGCTCTGGACGGGCGCGGTCGTCACGTTCAAGATCACGCTGCTCGCGATCGTGATCGGCATCGTCTGGGGCACGTTGCTCGCGCTGATGCGCCTGTCGGGCGTGAAGCCGCTCGCGTGGTTCGCGCAGGGCTACGTCACCGTGTTCCGCTCGATCCCGCTCGTGATGGTGCTGCTGTGGTTTTTCCTGATCGTGCCGCAGTTGCTGCAGGGCGTGCTCGGGCTGTCGCCGACGATCGACATCCGGCTCGCCTCGGCGATGGTGGCGTTCTCGCTATTCGAGGCCGCGTATTATTCGGAGATCATCCGCGCGGGCATTCAGGCGGTGCCGCGCGGGCAGGTGAACGCCGCGTTCGCGCTCGGCATGAACTATGCGCAGGCGATGCGCCTCGTGATCCTGCCGCAGGCGTTTCGCGCGATGGTGCCGCTGCTGCTCACGCAGGCGATCGTGCTGTTCCAGGACACGTCGCTCGTCTACGTGATCAGCCTCGCGGATTTCTTCCGCACGGCCGCGAACATCGGCGATCGCGACGGCACGAGCGTCGAGATGATCCTGTTCGCGGGCGCATGCTATTTCGTCGTGTGCTCGGTCGCATCCGCGTTGGTCAAAGGTCTCCAGAAAAAGGTCACAAGATGA
- a CDS encoding amino acid ABC transporter permease, with protein sequence MSYHWNWGIFLSPVSTGEPTTYLGWLMSGFWVTVKVSLVAWVIALVVGSLFGVLRTVPNKWLSAIGTVYVSIFRNIPLIVQFFVWYLVVPELLPVSIGTWIKQLPPGTQFFTASIVCLGLFTGARVCEQVRSGINALPKGQRAAGLAMGFTQWQTYRYVLLPVAYRIIVPPLTSEFLNIFKNSAVASTIGLLDLSAQARQLVDYTAQTYESFIAVTLAYVVINLIVMTFMRWVESKSRLPGYIGGK encoded by the coding sequence ATGTCTTACCACTGGAACTGGGGCATCTTCCTGAGCCCCGTTTCGACGGGCGAACCGACCACCTATCTCGGCTGGCTGATGTCGGGATTCTGGGTGACGGTCAAGGTGTCGCTCGTCGCGTGGGTGATCGCGCTCGTCGTCGGGTCGCTGTTCGGCGTGCTGCGCACCGTGCCGAACAAATGGCTGTCGGCGATCGGTACGGTCTACGTATCGATCTTTCGCAACATTCCGCTCATCGTGCAGTTCTTCGTCTGGTACCTCGTCGTGCCCGAATTGCTGCCCGTGTCGATCGGCACCTGGATCAAGCAGTTGCCGCCCGGCACGCAATTCTTCACCGCGTCGATCGTCTGTCTCGGCCTCTTCACGGGCGCGCGCGTCTGCGAGCAGGTGCGCTCCGGCATCAACGCGCTGCCCAAGGGCCAGCGCGCGGCCGGCCTCGCGATGGGCTTCACGCAATGGCAGACGTACCGCTACGTGCTGCTGCCCGTCGCGTACCGGATCATCGTGCCGCCGCTCACGTCCGAATTCCTGAACATTTTCAAGAACTCGGCCGTCGCCTCGACGATCGGTCTGCTCGATCTGTCCGCGCAGGCGCGGCAGCTCGTCGACTACACCGCGCAAACGTATGAGTCGTTCATCGCGGTCACGCTCGCGTACGTGGTGATCAACCTGATCGTGATGACGTTCATGCGCTGGGTCGAGAGCAAATCCCGGCTGCCCGGCTACATCGGAGGCAAGTGA
- a CDS encoding ISL3-like element ISBma1 family transposase gives MLDRKALQALGCWTGYRLERVEWPQGDSRTLSLYLKPVSQIMYCEQCGARCQQIHETTVRRVRDLPLFEYRVMLHVPRRRVWCERCGAARLEKLDWLGRYQRVTQRFAKACEKLLQAASVQAVAAFYDLGWHTVKSIDKMRLRARVAEPDWSTIRYLAMDEFALHKGHRYATVVVDPIGRQVLWVGPGRSRETARAFFEQLPEGVAERIEAVAIDMTTAYELEIKEQCPQAEIVFDLYHVVAKYGREVIDRVRVDQANQLRHDKPARKVLKSSRWLLLRNRHNLKPEQAVHLKELLAANQSLLCVYVLRDELKRLWFYRKPACAEKAWGQWFEQAQQSGIAALQKFAQRLQGYWHGIVARCRHPLNTSVVEGINNTIKVIKRRAYGYRDEQYFFLKIRAAFPGIPR, from the coding sequence TTGCTCGATCGCAAGGCACTTCAGGCACTAGGTTGCTGGACAGGCTATCGGCTGGAGCGGGTGGAGTGGCCGCAGGGCGATAGCCGCACGCTGTCGCTCTACCTGAAGCCGGTCAGTCAGATCATGTACTGCGAGCAATGCGGTGCGCGTTGCCAGCAGATTCATGAAACGACCGTACGGCGGGTACGTGATCTGCCGTTGTTCGAGTACCGGGTGATGCTGCACGTGCCTCGACGCCGAGTCTGGTGCGAACGCTGCGGCGCAGCGCGGCTGGAGAAGCTGGACTGGCTGGGCCGCTACCAGCGGGTGACGCAGCGGTTTGCCAAGGCCTGCGAGAAGTTGTTGCAGGCCGCCAGCGTACAGGCCGTGGCGGCCTTCTACGATCTGGGCTGGCACACGGTCAAATCGATCGACAAGATGCGCTTGCGCGCGCGCGTGGCCGAACCGGACTGGTCGACGATCCGTTATCTGGCGATGGACGAGTTCGCGCTCCATAAAGGCCATCGCTATGCCACGGTGGTGGTTGATCCGATCGGCCGACAGGTCCTCTGGGTTGGGCCCGGACGGTCACGCGAGACGGCGCGCGCCTTCTTCGAACAACTCCCCGAAGGCGTGGCCGAGCGCATCGAAGCGGTCGCAATCGACATGACCACGGCCTATGAGCTGGAGATCAAGGAACAGTGCCCGCAGGCGGAAATCGTCTTTGACCTGTACCACGTCGTGGCCAAGTACGGTCGCGAGGTGATCGATCGGGTACGGGTGGATCAGGCCAACCAACTGCGACATGACAAGCCGGCCCGCAAGGTTCTGAAGTCCAGTCGCTGGTTGCTGCTGCGCAACCGTCATAACCTGAAGCCAGAACAGGCCGTGCATCTGAAGGAACTGCTGGCGGCCAATCAGTCGCTGTTATGCGTCTATGTGCTGCGCGACGAGCTCAAACGGCTCTGGTTCTACCGCAAGCCGGCCTGCGCGGAAAAGGCTTGGGGGCAATGGTTCGAACAGGCTCAGCAAAGCGGGATCGCCGCCTTGCAAAAGTTCGCCCAGCGCTTGCAGGGTTACTGGCACGGAATCGTGGCCCGCTGCCGCCATCCGCTCAATACCAGCGTCGTCGAAGGCATCAACAACACGATCAAGGTCATCAAGCGCCGAGCTTACGGGTACCGCGACGAGCAATACTTCTTCCTCAAGATCCGCGCCGCGTTCCCCGGGATTCCGCGATGA
- a CDS encoding Glu/Leu/Phe/Val family dehydrogenase yields the protein MSSQSQSPSVAQSIPSYLHADDLGPWGNYLQQVDRVAPYLGSLSRWIETLKRPKRILIVDVPIELDNGTVAHFEGYRVQHNVSRGPGKGGVRYHQDVTLSEVMALSAWMSVKNAAVNVPYGGAKGGIRVDPRKLSRGELERVTRRYTSEIGIIIGPNTDIPAPDVNTNEQIMAWMMDTYSMNQGQTATGVVTGKPISLGGSLGRKEATGRGVFVVGCEAAKKKGLEIEGARIAVQGFGNVGGIAAKLFQEAGAKVIAVQDHTGTIHQPAGVDTVKLLEHVGRTGGVAGFEGAEPMPNDEFWTVETDILIPAALENQITEKNASKIRTKIIVEGANGPTTTAADDILSANGVLVIPDVIANAGGVTVSYFEWVQDFSSFFWTEDEINHRLERVMREAFAGVWAVAEEHNVSVRTAAFIVACKRILMAREMRGLYP from the coding sequence ATGTCTTCGCAATCGCAGTCCCCGTCCGTCGCGCAGTCCATTCCGTCGTACCTGCACGCGGACGATCTCGGCCCCTGGGGCAACTATTTGCAGCAAGTCGATCGCGTCGCGCCGTATCTCGGCTCGCTGTCGCGCTGGATCGAGACGCTCAAGCGCCCGAAACGCATCCTGATCGTCGACGTGCCGATCGAGCTGGACAACGGCACCGTCGCGCACTTCGAGGGCTACCGCGTGCAGCACAACGTGTCGCGCGGCCCGGGCAAGGGCGGCGTGCGCTACCACCAGGACGTGACGCTGTCCGAGGTGATGGCGCTGTCCGCATGGATGTCGGTGAAGAACGCGGCCGTGAACGTGCCGTACGGCGGCGCGAAGGGCGGTATCCGCGTCGATCCGCGCAAGCTCTCGCGCGGCGAGCTCGAGCGCGTGACGCGCCGCTACACGAGCGAAATCGGCATCATCATCGGCCCGAACACCGATATCCCCGCGCCTGACGTCAACACGAACGAGCAGATCATGGCGTGGATGATGGACACGTACTCGATGAACCAGGGCCAGACGGCCACGGGCGTCGTGACCGGCAAGCCGATCTCGCTCGGTGGCTCGCTCGGCCGCAAGGAAGCGACGGGCCGCGGCGTGTTCGTCGTCGGCTGCGAGGCGGCGAAGAAGAAGGGGCTCGAGATCGAAGGCGCGCGCATCGCGGTCCAGGGCTTCGGCAATGTCGGCGGGATCGCCGCGAAGCTGTTCCAGGAAGCGGGCGCGAAGGTGATCGCGGTGCAGGATCACACGGGCACGATTCACCAGCCGGCGGGCGTCGATACGGTCAAGCTGCTCGAGCACGTCGGCCGCACGGGCGGCGTCGCGGGCTTCGAAGGCGCGGAACCGATGCCGAACGACGAGTTCTGGACCGTCGAAACCGATATCCTGATTCCGGCCGCGCTGGAAAACCAGATCACCGAGAAGAACGCGTCGAAGATCCGCACGAAGATCATCGTCGAGGGCGCGAACGGCCCGACGACGACGGCCGCGGACGATATCCTGAGCGCGAACGGCGTGCTCGTGATCCCCGACGTGATCGCGAACGCGGGCGGCGTGACCGTGTCGTATTTCGAATGGGTGCAGGATTTCTCGAGCTTCTTCTGGACGGAGGACGAGATCAATCACCGTCTCGAGCGCGTGATGCGCGAGGCGTTCGCCGGCGTATGGGCGGTGGCCGAAGAGCACAACGTGTCGGTGCGCACGGCGGCGTTCATCGTCGCGTGCAAGCGCATCCTGATGGCGCGCGAAATGCGCGGTCTGTACCCCTGA
- a CDS encoding LysR substrate-binding domain-containing protein produces the protein MELKWLEDFVSLAETRSFSRSAELRHVSQPAFSRRIQALEAWLATELIDRSVYPTRLTQAGQVFYEQALAMLSQAHEARTLLRGHVGAPVPTIEFAVPHTLSLTYFPRWLQRIEAKMGPVHTRLRALNVHDAVLSLVEGGCDLVMGYHHPSHPVALDPARYDMLTLGTEPISPFSAPGRGGRARYALPGTADAPVPYLSYTPNAYLGRMTEVIIANARAPLFLDKVYETDMAEALKAMALAGHGVAFLPHSAVEDALASGRLVRLGRAAKGAAEPFMLTMEIRLYRDKLAAQGDEPRQKLVRTLWDVVREELGATA, from the coding sequence ATGGAACTCAAATGGCTCGAAGATTTCGTGTCGCTCGCGGAAACGCGCAGTTTCAGCCGCTCGGCCGAGCTGCGGCACGTGTCGCAACCCGCGTTCTCGCGCCGGATCCAGGCGCTCGAGGCGTGGCTCGCGACCGAGCTGATCGATCGTTCGGTCTATCCGACCCGCCTCACGCAGGCAGGCCAGGTGTTCTACGAGCAGGCGCTCGCGATGCTGTCGCAGGCGCACGAGGCGCGCACGCTGCTGCGCGGCCACGTCGGCGCGCCCGTGCCGACGATCGAGTTCGCGGTGCCGCACACGCTGTCGCTCACGTATTTTCCGCGCTGGCTGCAGCGGATCGAGGCAAAAATGGGGCCGGTCCATACGCGGCTGCGCGCGCTGAACGTGCACGATGCGGTGCTCTCGCTTGTCGAGGGCGGCTGCGATCTCGTGATGGGCTACCACCACCCGAGCCATCCCGTCGCGCTCGATCCGGCCCGCTACGACATGCTGACGCTCGGCACGGAGCCGATCAGCCCGTTCTCGGCGCCCGGCCGCGGCGGCCGCGCGCGCTACGCGCTGCCCGGCACGGCCGACGCGCCCGTGCCGTATCTGTCGTACACGCCCAATGCGTACCTCGGCCGGATGACGGAGGTGATCATCGCGAACGCGCGCGCGCCGCTCTTTCTCGACAAGGTCTACGAGACCGACATGGCCGAGGCGCTGAAGGCGATGGCGCTCGCCGGGCACGGCGTCGCGTTTTTGCCGCACAGCGCGGTCGAGGACGCGCTCGCGAGCGGCCGCCTCGTGAGGCTCGGCCGCGCGGCGAAGGGCGCCGCGGAGCCGTTCATGCTGACGATGGAGATCCGCCTGTACCGCGACAAGCTCGCGGCGCAGGGCGACGAGCCGCGGCAAAAGCTCGTGCGCACGCTGTGGGACGTCGTGCGCGAGGAACTCGGCGCGACCGCCTGA
- a CDS encoding MFS transporter, whose product MDTLRTSLRSGNWRSLLACFLYFDTGFTVWVLYGPLAPFISKDIAMTAAQQGFLVAVPVLAAAILRVTLGNLYQSADGRRIALMGVLLSALPAAVLPFVPGTPSYTLLLVLGVFLGIGGASFAVALPMAGSSYPPKVQGLVLGLAAAGNIGAVLDGFMFPHIAAALGWKFSTAAALPLLAIAGFALFAWADDRAEKSGSAARAFGAFVITLGGLVALVLAVHAGLFGAGKAGVLLPVMGALLAIAVLPSRYRAVLAERDTWVIMLIYSITFGGFVGMSSYVTLLLTTLYQMPKIEAGLFMSLLAFLGAIVRPFGGHLADRITGVRALMAILAAIAAADFAFAAVMPPLAGGIALLVCLYVAFGLGNGSTFQLVPHRWQGKTGLLSGIVGAAGSIGGFYLPVVMGIAKESTGSYQLGFATFGALATCALVALAMLRAQWLRWAAPELAAAEPSAGAGMPIGGAARVGD is encoded by the coding sequence ATGGATACTCTGCGCACCTCCCTCCGAAGCGGCAACTGGCGCTCGCTTCTCGCGTGTTTCCTTTATTTCGATACGGGCTTCACCGTCTGGGTGCTGTACGGGCCGCTCGCGCCGTTCATCAGCAAGGACATCGCGATGACGGCCGCGCAGCAAGGCTTTCTCGTCGCGGTGCCGGTGCTCGCGGCGGCCATCCTGCGCGTGACGCTCGGCAACCTTTACCAGTCCGCCGACGGCCGGCGCATCGCGCTGATGGGCGTACTGCTGTCCGCGCTGCCCGCCGCCGTGCTGCCGTTCGTGCCCGGCACGCCGTCGTACACGCTGCTCCTCGTGCTCGGCGTGTTCCTCGGGATCGGCGGCGCGAGCTTCGCGGTCGCGCTGCCGATGGCGGGCAGCAGCTATCCGCCGAAGGTGCAGGGCCTCGTGCTCGGCCTCGCCGCCGCGGGCAACATCGGCGCGGTGCTCGACGGCTTCATGTTCCCGCACATCGCGGCCGCGCTCGGCTGGAAGTTCTCGACGGCCGCCGCGCTGCCGCTGCTCGCGATCGCGGGCTTCGCGCTCTTCGCGTGGGCCGACGACCGCGCAGAGAAATCGGGCAGCGCGGCGCGCGCGTTCGGCGCGTTCGTGATCACGCTCGGCGGTCTCGTCGCGCTCGTGCTCGCCGTGCACGCGGGCCTGTTCGGCGCGGGCAAGGCAGGCGTGCTGCTGCCCGTGATGGGCGCGCTGCTCGCGATCGCCGTGCTGCCCAGCCGCTATCGCGCGGTGCTCGCCGAGCGCGACACGTGGGTCATCATGCTGATCTACAGCATCACGTTCGGAGGCTTCGTCGGCATGTCGTCGTACGTGACGCTGCTGCTGACGACGCTCTACCAGATGCCGAAGATCGAAGCGGGCCTGTTCATGTCGCTGCTCGCGTTTCTCGGCGCGATCGTGCGCCCGTTCGGCGGCCACCTCGCCGACCGCATCACCGGCGTGCGCGCGCTCATGGCGATCCTCGCCGCGATCGCCGCGGCCGACTTCGCGTTCGCGGCCGTGATGCCGCCGCTCGCGGGCGGCATCGCGCTGCTCGTGTGCCTGTACGTCGCGTTCGGCCTCGGCAACGGCTCGACGTTCCAGCTCGTCCCGCACCGCTGGCAGGGCAAGACGGGCCTGCTGTCCGGCATCGTCGGCGCGGCGGGCAGCATCGGCGGCTTCTATCTGCCCGTCGTGATGGGCATCGCGAAGGAAAGCACGGGCAGCTATCAGCTCGGCTTCGCGACGTTCGGCGCGCTCGCGACCTGCGCGCTCGTCGCGCTCGCGATGCTGCGCGCGCAGTGGCTGCGCTGGGCGGCGCCCGAGCTCGCCGCGGCCGAGCCGTCGGCGGGCGCCGGGATGCCGATCGGCGGCGCGGCGCGCGTCGGCGACTGA
- the purB gene encoding adenylosuccinate lyase — protein sequence MSDTRPDTLFALTALSPLDGRYASKTEALRNWLSEAAFMRHRVTVEVHWLIALSRAGFAEVPRFSEAAEQFLLQLVERFTAHDAARIKEIERVTNHDVKAVEYWLKESVKGQVELEQASEFIHFACTSEDINNTSHGMMLAGARQHVILPALRTVHGRLVALAHAHAEQPMLSRTHGQPASPTTLGKEIANVAARLARAIERIEKVEILGKMNGAVGNFNAHLSAYPEFDWEAFSRDVIEHRLKLTFNPYTIQIEPHDYMAELFDAVSRANTILLDLDRDVWGYISLGYFKQKTKAGEIGSSTMPHKVNPIDFENSEGNLGLANATLRHLADKLPVSRWQRDLTDSTVLRNIGVAFGYSLLAYDALIRGLDKLEVNPQRLNDDLDNCWEVLAEPVQTVMRRYGIENPYEQLKELTRGKGITRDALQQFIGTLAIAEDAKARLLAMTPASYIGKAVELAKRIA from the coding sequence ATGTCCGACACCCGTCCCGATACCCTTTTCGCCCTCACCGCGCTCTCGCCGCTCGACGGCCGCTACGCCAGCAAGACCGAGGCGCTGCGCAACTGGCTCTCCGAAGCCGCCTTCATGCGCCACCGCGTCACCGTCGAGGTGCACTGGCTGATCGCGCTGTCGCGCGCCGGCTTCGCCGAAGTGCCGCGCTTCTCGGAAGCCGCCGAGCAGTTCCTGCTGCAGCTCGTCGAGCGCTTCACCGCGCACGACGCCGCGCGCATCAAGGAAATCGAGCGCGTGACGAACCACGACGTGAAAGCCGTCGAATACTGGCTGAAGGAATCCGTCAAGGGCCAGGTCGAGCTCGAGCAGGCGAGCGAATTCATCCACTTCGCATGCACGTCGGAAGACATCAACAACACGTCGCACGGCATGATGCTCGCCGGCGCGCGCCAGCACGTGATCCTGCCCGCGCTGCGCACGGTGCACGGGCGCCTCGTCGCGCTCGCGCACGCGCACGCCGAGCAGCCGATGCTCTCGCGCACGCACGGCCAGCCGGCCAGCCCGACGACGCTCGGCAAGGAAATCGCGAACGTGGCCGCGCGGCTCGCGCGCGCGATCGAACGCATCGAGAAGGTCGAGATCCTCGGCAAGATGAACGGCGCGGTCGGCAACTTCAACGCGCATCTTTCCGCGTATCCGGAGTTCGACTGGGAAGCGTTCTCGCGCGACGTGATCGAGCACCGCCTGAAGCTCACCTTCAACCCGTACACGATCCAGATCGAGCCGCACGACTACATGGCCGAGCTGTTCGACGCCGTCTCGCGCGCGAACACGATCCTGCTCGACCTCGACCGCGACGTGTGGGGCTACATCTCGCTCGGCTACTTCAAGCAGAAGACGAAGGCGGGCGAAATCGGCTCGTCGACGATGCCGCACAAGGTCAACCCGATCGACTTCGAGAATTCGGAAGGCAATCTGGGCCTCGCGAACGCGACGCTGCGCCACCTCGCCGACAAGTTGCCCGTGTCGCGCTGGCAGCGCGACCTCACCGATTCGACGGTGCTGCGCAACATCGGCGTCGCGTTCGGCTATTCGCTGCTCGCGTACGACGCGCTGATCCGCGGCCTCGACAAGCTCGAAGTCAATCCGCAGCGCCTGAACGACGACCTCGACAATTGCTGGGAAGTGCTCGCCGAGCCGGTGCAGACGGTGATGCGCCGCTACGGCATCGAGAACCCGTACGAGCAGTTGAAGGAGCTCACGCGCGGCAAGGGCATCACGCGCGACGCGCTGCAGCAGTTCATCGGCACGCTCGCGATTGCCGAGGACGCGAAGGCGCGCCTGCTCGCGATGACGCCCGCGTCGTACATCGGCAAGGCGGTCGAGCTCGCGAAGCGCATCGCGTAA
- a CDS encoding gluconokinase produces MILIAMGVSGAGKSRIGEMLAQRLSCSYTDGDAFHSAANKEKMHHGIALTDEDRWPWLRSIREAIEARQRAGETAVFTCSSLKRAYRDILRGNDRDVRFVYLKGSFDVLRERLKTRTGHFFDPSLLQSQLDTLEEPGPDEAIEVSIELTPDEIVERVMRELDRERQQQQQQQ; encoded by the coding sequence ATGATTCTGATCGCAATGGGCGTGTCGGGCGCGGGCAAGTCGCGGATCGGCGAAATGCTCGCGCAACGCCTGTCGTGCAGCTATACCGACGGCGACGCGTTTCACAGCGCCGCCAACAAGGAAAAGATGCACCACGGGATTGCGTTGACCGACGAGGACCGCTGGCCGTGGCTGCGCTCGATCCGCGAGGCCATCGAGGCGAGGCAGCGCGCGGGCGAAACCGCGGTGTTCACGTGCTCTTCGCTCAAGCGCGCGTACCGCGACATCCTGCGCGGCAACGATCGCGACGTGCGCTTCGTCTATCTGAAGGGGTCGTTCGACGTGCTGCGCGAGCGGCTGAAGACGCGCACCGGGCACTTCTTCGATCCGTCGCTGCTGCAGAGCCAGCTCGACACGCTCGAGGAGCCGGGCCCGGACGAGGCGATCGAAGTCAGCATCGAGTTGACGCCCGACGAGATCGTCGAGCGCGTGATGCGCGAGCTCGACCGCGAGCGGCAGCAGCAACAGCAGCAACAGTGA
- a CDS encoding GntP family permease has product MGAVQGSMLLIYTVIAIAVLILMIARYKVYPFLVLIIVSLGLGLAVGMPMDKIVKSFEGGTGGTLGHIAIVVGLGTMLGKMMAESGGAERIATTLIDWFGEKNIHWAMMFVAIIVGLPVFFEVGFVLLIPIAFNVAKRTGKSLLVVGLPMVAGLSVVHGLIPPHPAALLAVQQYGADIGKTIAYGLIVGVPTAIVAGPLFALTISKFVKLPEHNPLASQFVETRAAGETRALPSFGITLFTILLPVVLMLVGSWADLVFAPKSLPNSLLRFAGNSDVALLIAVLVSFFTFGKLQGFNREQIQKFCGDCLAPIAGITLIVGAGGGFGGILRDSGISQQIVATATHAHLSPLLLGWFVAALIRLATGSATVAMTTACGIVAPIAAASGVTVRPELLVLATGSGSLIFSHVNDGGFWLIKEYFGMTVGQTFKTWTLLETIISVLGLTFTLALSAVL; this is encoded by the coding sequence ATGGGGGCTGTCCAAGGCAGCATGCTGCTGATTTACACCGTGATCGCGATCGCGGTGCTGATCCTGATGATCGCGCGCTACAAGGTGTATCCGTTCCTTGTGCTGATCATCGTGTCGCTCGGTCTCGGCCTCGCGGTCGGCATGCCGATGGACAAGATCGTGAAATCGTTCGAGGGGGGCACGGGCGGCACGCTCGGCCACATCGCGATCGTCGTCGGCCTCGGCACGATGCTCGGCAAGATGATGGCCGAATCGGGCGGCGCCGAGCGGATCGCGACCACGCTGATCGACTGGTTCGGCGAGAAGAACATCCACTGGGCGATGATGTTCGTCGCGATCATCGTCGGGCTGCCGGTGTTCTTCGAAGTCGGCTTCGTGCTGCTGATCCCGATCGCGTTCAACGTCGCGAAACGCACCGGCAAGTCGCTGCTCGTCGTCGGGCTGCCGATGGTGGCGGGCCTGTCGGTCGTGCACGGGCTGATTCCGCCGCACCCGGCGGCGCTCCTCGCCGTTCAGCAATACGGCGCCGACATCGGCAAGACGATCGCGTACGGCCTCATCGTCGGCGTGCCGACCGCGATCGTCGCGGGGCCGCTGTTCGCGCTCACGATCTCGAAGTTCGTGAAGCTGCCGGAGCACAATCCGCTCGCGTCGCAGTTCGTCGAGACGCGCGCGGCGGGCGAGACGCGCGCGCTGCCGAGCTTCGGCATCACGCTGTTCACGATCCTGCTGCCCGTCGTGCTGATGCTCGTCGGCAGCTGGGCCGATCTCGTGTTCGCGCCGAAATCGCTGCCGAACAGCCTGCTGCGCTTCGCCGGCAATTCGGATGTCGCGCTCCTGATCGCTGTGCTCGTGAGCTTCTTCACGTTCGGCAAGCTGCAGGGCTTCAATCGCGAGCAGATCCAGAAGTTCTGCGGCGATTGCCTCGCGCCGATCGCGGGCATCACGCTGATCGTCGGCGCGGGCGGCGGCTTCGGCGGTATTCTGCGCGACAGCGGCATCTCGCAGCAGATCGTCGCGACCGCGACGCACGCGCATCTGTCGCCGCTGCTGCTCGGCTGGTTCGTCGCGGCGCTGATCCGTCTCGCCACGGGTTCGGCCACCGTCGCGATGACGACCGCCTGCGGGATCGTCGCGCCGATCGCCGCGGCCTCGGGCGTCACGGTGCGCCCGGAGCTGCTCGTGCTCGCGACGGGCTCGGGCTCGCTCATCTTCTCGCACGTGAACGACGGCGGCTTCTGGCTGATCAAGGAATATTTCGGGATGACCGTGGGGCAGACGTTCAAGACGTGGACGCTGCTCGAAACGATCATCTCGGTGCTCGGTCTCACCTTCACGCTGGCGCTGAGCGCGGTTCTGTAA